The Flavobacteriales bacterium genome contains a region encoding:
- the guaB gene encoding IMP dehydrogenase: protein MASPDDKFSNEGLTYDDVLLMPAYSEVLPREVDISTRFTSDIRINVPIVSSAMDTVTESVMAIALAQEGGIGVLHKNMTIQRQAEEVRKVKRSESGMIYDPITLHEGALVRDALQIMKENKIGGIPVVNEDNLLVGIVTNRDLRFEKDLDRKIDEVMTRDSLVTTEGVTDLAKAEDILQAHKIEKLPVVDASFKLVGLITYKDIIKFKARPGACKDHLGRLRVAAAVGVTADTFDRVEALCASGVDAVAIDTAHGHSAGVLNTVKQIRAKFPDLQIIAGNIATGEGAKALADAGVNAVKVGVGPGSICTTRIIAGVGVPQLTAVYQAAKALRGTGIPVIADGGIRFTGDIVKALAAGADSVMAGSIFAGVEESPGETIIYEGRRFKTYRGMGSIEAMQQGSKDRYFQDVEDDIKKLVPEGIVGRVPYKGTLTEVIYQYIGGLKAGMGYCGAANIQALQQAKFIRITSAGVQESHPHDIIITREAPNYSR, encoded by the coding sequence ATGGCTTCCCCCGACGATAAGTTTTCTAATGAAGGATTAACATACGATGATGTATTGCTGATGCCTGCCTATTCGGAAGTACTGCCCCGGGAGGTTGATATTTCCACCAGGTTTACCAGTGATATCCGAATCAATGTACCCATCGTTTCTTCCGCTATGGACACGGTGACAGAATCCGTCATGGCCATTGCATTGGCACAGGAAGGGGGAATAGGTGTGCTGCATAAGAATATGACCATCCAGCGTCAGGCGGAAGAGGTCAGAAAGGTCAAACGTTCCGAAAGCGGAATGATTTATGACCCGATCACCCTTCACGAGGGTGCCCTTGTCAGGGATGCGCTTCAGATCATGAAGGAGAATAAGATCGGTGGTATTCCTGTGGTTAATGAAGACAACCTACTGGTTGGAATTGTGACGAACAGGGATCTTCGTTTTGAGAAGGATCTTGACAGGAAGATCGACGAGGTGATGACCCGGGATAGTCTGGTAACAACCGAAGGTGTCACTGATCTGGCCAAAGCAGAAGATATTTTGCAAGCTCACAAGATCGAAAAACTTCCGGTGGTTGATGCTTCTTTTAAGCTGGTAGGATTGATCACATATAAAGATATCATTAAGTTTAAAGCACGTCCGGGTGCCTGCAAAGATCATCTGGGGCGCCTAAGGGTGGCAGCTGCCGTGGGTGTGACGGCGGATACCTTTGACAGGGTAGAAGCGTTATGTGCATCCGGTGTTGATGCTGTTGCGATAGATACCGCTCACGGCCATTCAGCTGGTGTGCTTAATACCGTAAAGCAAATAAGGGCAAAGTTCCCTGACCTTCAAATAATCGCCGGAAACATTGCTACCGGGGAAGGCGCCAAAGCCCTGGCCGATGCCGGAGTAAATGCGGTGAAAGTGGGTGTTGGCCCCGGTTCCATATGTACGACGCGAATTATTGCAGGAGTTGGTGTTCCACAACTAACCGCCGTATATCAGGCGGCGAAGGCATTGCGGGGTACGGGCATTCCTGTCATTGCAGATGGCGGAATCCGTTTTACCGGAGATATTGTAAAGGCATTGGCGGCAGGAGCAGACTCTGTCATGGCCGGTTCGATATTTGCCGGCGTTGAAGAATCTCCCGGTGAAACCATCATATATGAGGGAAGGCGGTTCAAAACCTACCGTGGCATGGGTTCCATTGAAGCGATGCAGCAAGGATCCAAAGACCGCTACTTCCAGGATGTTGAAGACGATATTAAGAAATTGGTTCCTGAAGGGATTGTGGGGCGTGTTCCGTATAAAGGCACATTAACTGAAGTAATCTACCAGTACATCGGAGGGTTGAAGGCTGGAATGGGTTACTGCGGTGCTGCCAATATTCAGGCTCTTCAACAGGCGAAATTTATCCGCATCACCTCCGCTGGTGTTCAGGAAAGTCATCCGCACGATATAATTATCACACGTGAAGCGCCGAATTATAGTCGCTAA
- a CDS encoding peptidylprolyl isomerase, whose translation MKASIFISLFVLGANVLLAQESDALLMTVGDGQVMKSEFERIYRKNNPKGSDNETSIDEYLNLFINFKLKVTEAMAEGMDTATNFQDELRGYREQLAKPYLTDNEVTEKLIKEAYERSKWDLSVSHLLIKTDRYPKPQDTLIAYNKALSLYKQINGKHEAFDRVAQTAVNADTSGNTIKEDITFSALTLVYNFENAAYNAEVGTVTKPVRTRFGYHLIYVKDKRPAMGQVRVAHILVGVPKDASAEVIKGAKEKADVIYEAITKEEKDFGQMAKLHSSDGGSAQKGGVLPWFGTGRMVPEFEQGVVGLKNVGDVSEPVRTSYGWHIIKLLERKEMPDFEKVKPELKERIARDERSKISTSARIQEIKKEYAFEEYPKAYEPVKKLGDESIFTRKWSAEKAAKLKKPLFKLGDSTYTQMDFAAYVEHNQKPAPKNISVEKFMDMLYKDYVDETCLAYENERLEKKYPEFRDLVTEYHDGILLFEMMDKMVWSRAVKDSAGLESFYEKNKTNFMWQERMEASAYECENADVAKLLRATLKKNPSSAPATILEKVNGAGKGSVSLKDDGLFQKAEKPWMEKVKWAEGVSENIPSGEKILVVSVRKIHPPVPKSLKEAKGLVTAAYQDYLEKEWINALKEKYPVNVNREVLKTIQ comes from the coding sequence ATGAAAGCCTCTATCTTTATTTCATTATTTGTTCTGGGCGCGAATGTTCTTTTGGCGCAGGAAAGTGACGCATTGCTGATGACCGTTGGAGACGGCCAGGTTATGAAGTCCGAATTCGAACGGATCTACCGGAAGAACAATCCCAAAGGAAGCGACAATGAAACTTCCATCGATGAATACCTGAACCTGTTTATCAATTTCAAACTGAAGGTCACCGAGGCGATGGCAGAGGGTATGGATACAGCTACAAACTTTCAGGATGAACTCAGGGGATACCGGGAACAACTGGCCAAACCTTACCTGACGGATAATGAGGTCACTGAGAAACTGATTAAAGAAGCGTACGAAAGATCCAAATGGGATTTGTCCGTCAGTCACCTGCTGATCAAAACGGATCGTTACCCGAAACCGCAGGACACCCTGATTGCCTACAACAAGGCATTAAGCCTGTACAAGCAGATCAATGGTAAACATGAAGCATTTGACCGCGTAGCCCAGACCGCAGTAAATGCAGATACTTCCGGAAATACAATTAAGGAAGACATTACATTCAGCGCACTCACCCTGGTTTACAATTTTGAGAATGCAGCATACAATGCCGAAGTGGGCACCGTTACCAAACCGGTCAGGACACGTTTCGGTTATCATCTTATTTACGTTAAGGACAAACGTCCTGCCATGGGGCAGGTCCGGGTGGCTCATATTCTGGTGGGCGTTCCCAAGGATGCTTCCGCTGAAGTTATCAAGGGTGCAAAGGAAAAGGCAGACGTCATATACGAAGCGATCACGAAGGAAGAAAAGGACTTCGGGCAAATGGCCAAGCTTCATTCCAGCGATGGTGGATCAGCACAAAAAGGTGGAGTTCTTCCCTGGTTTGGTACAGGCCGCATGGTGCCCGAATTTGAACAGGGAGTTGTAGGGTTGAAGAATGTGGGCGATGTGAGTGAACCGGTAAGAACATCCTACGGTTGGCACATCATCAAACTGCTCGAAAGAAAGGAAATGCCTGATTTTGAAAAGGTGAAACCTGAGTTAAAGGAGCGGATTGCAAGGGATGAGCGTTCTAAGATCAGCACGTCTGCGCGCATACAGGAGATTAAAAAGGAATATGCTTTTGAAGAATATCCCAAGGCATATGAGCCGGTTAAGAAATTGGGCGATGAATCAATCTTTACGCGAAAGTGGTCGGCTGAAAAAGCAGCGAAACTAAAAAAGCCGCTGTTTAAGCTGGGCGACTCAACTTATACGCAAATGGATTTTGCAGCGTATGTGGAGCACAATCAGAAACCTGCGCCAAAGAACATTTCCGTGGAAAAATTCATGGATATGTTGTACAAGGACTATGTGGATGAAACTTGCCTTGCATACGAAAATGAACGATTGGAAAAGAAGTATCCGGAATTTCGCGATCTGGTCACCGAATACCACGATGGAATTCTATTGTTTGAAATGATGGATAAGATGGTTTGGTCCAGGGCGGTCAAAGACTCCGCTGGTCTTGAAAGTTTCTACGAGAAGAATAAGACAAACTTCATGTGGCAAGAGCGCATGGAGGCGAGCGCATACGAATGCGAAAATGCCGATGTGGCCAAATTGCTTCGGGCAACGTTGAAGAAAAATCCTTCATCTGCACCTGCAACCATTCTGGAAAAAGTAAACGGGGCCGGGAAAGGCAGCGTTTCATTGAAAGACGACGGGTTATTCCAAAAGGCAGAAAAGCCTTGGATGGAAAAGGTGAAATGGGCAGAGGGAGTGTCTGAAAATATACCTTCCGGTGAGAAGATATTGGTGGTATCCGTTCGCAAAATCCATCCCCCGGTCCCCAAGTCACTGAAGGAAGCCAAGGGATTGGTGACTGCCGCCTACCAGGATTACCTGGAGAAGGAATGGATAAATGCACTCAAGGAAAAGTATCCCGTAAACGTAAACCGGGAAGTACTGAAGACGATCCAATAA
- a CDS encoding peptidylprolyl isomerase produces MSITFAHAQDEGVVVNQIIATVGNDIILQSELEEQYKQLLAQGIDPPGNIRCQILEDILFQKLLKNQAKIDSVTVSASQVESELDRRVSYFVRQIGSVEKMEEYYEKSIIEIKDEFRELIEEQLLSQTMRGKIINDIKVSPSEVRQFYKEIPEDSLPYINMEVELSHLVLYPEINDDQKREVKDKLTSYRDRVVEGTTSFAALARIYSEDPSYKQGGELGFVQRGDLVPEFEAVAFQLTPIDEVNRMVDSASAELTKLKKLGGEDLEARLNRMNKSIDSLKRMRCSHIVESQFGFHLIQLIERRGEQINVRHILLRPKLSEDDIQKSQVKLDSIRTVIRNGGMTFEEAVLKFSNDEDSKQSGGKIVNPNTGTTRFEMDQLDPLLSFTVNPMDVGNISEPITSQSMDGKSGYRIVKLSSRTSPHQMNLKDDYKRVQDMAQAQKETNAISDWIQKKRNNMYIHISDAFKSCVFMNNWVN; encoded by the coding sequence TTGTCCATAACCTTTGCCCATGCACAGGATGAAGGTGTCGTGGTCAATCAGATTATTGCCACCGTTGGGAATGATATTATTCTGCAGTCCGAGTTGGAGGAGCAATACAAGCAACTGCTGGCACAAGGCATAGATCCCCCGGGGAATATTCGCTGCCAGATTCTGGAGGATATACTCTTTCAGAAGCTTCTTAAAAACCAGGCAAAAATTGACAGCGTAACCGTAAGTGCATCACAGGTAGAATCTGAGTTGGACAGGAGGGTGTCATACTTTGTACGCCAGATTGGCTCCGTGGAAAAGATGGAAGAATATTATGAGAAAAGTATCATCGAGATCAAAGATGAGTTTCGTGAACTGATCGAAGAACAGCTCCTGAGTCAGACGATGCGCGGGAAGATCATCAATGATATTAAGGTGAGTCCGTCGGAGGTTCGCCAGTTCTATAAGGAAATTCCCGAAGACAGTTTGCCATACATTAACATGGAGGTAGAGCTTTCTCACCTTGTGCTCTATCCCGAAATCAACGATGATCAAAAAAGGGAAGTAAAAGACAAACTGACTTCCTACCGCGACAGGGTGGTGGAGGGCACTACCTCTTTCGCTGCCCTTGCCAGGATATACTCTGAAGACCCTTCCTACAAACAAGGAGGAGAGTTAGGCTTTGTACAAAGAGGTGACCTGGTTCCCGAGTTCGAGGCCGTGGCATTTCAATTGACACCCATTGATGAGGTAAACCGGATGGTGGACAGTGCCAGTGCCGAGCTAACCAAATTGAAGAAGCTGGGAGGGGAAGATCTTGAAGCTCGACTGAACCGAATGAATAAATCCATCGACAGCCTGAAGCGCATGAGGTGTTCGCACATTGTTGAATCTCAGTTCGGTTTTCACCTGATCCAACTGATTGAAAGGAGAGGTGAGCAAATCAATGTGAGGCATATTCTGCTGCGACCTAAACTATCCGAAGACGATATTCAGAAATCTCAGGTAAAGTTGGATAGTATCCGTACGGTCATTAGAAACGGAGGAATGACTTTTGAAGAAGCCGTTTTAAAATTTTCGAATGACGAGGATTCAAAGCAATCCGGAGGTAAGATCGTTAATCCGAATACCGGTACCACCAGGTTTGAAATGGATCAGCTGGATCCCCTTTTGTCCTTTACAGTAAACCCAATGGATGTCGGGAATATCTCCGAACCCATCACTTCGCAAAGCATGGATGGGAAATCAGGTTATCGTATCGTTAAGCTCAGTTCGAGAACATCTCCGCATCAAATGAATCTGAAAGACGATTACAAGCGCGTTCAGGATATGGCGCAAGCGCAAAAAGAAACCAATGCCATCAGCGACTGGATTCAGAAGAAGCGCAACAATATGTATATTCACATTTCGGATGCGTTCAAAAGCTGTGTCTTTATGAACAACTGGGTCAATTGA
- a CDS encoding MoxR family ATPase: protein MQDQNNVEAVKALQQKYQALNQEIGKVIIGQQDIVRDVLISIFSRGHALLVGVPGLAKTLLVNTISQALGLTYKRIQFTPDLMPSDITGTEILDESRQFKFIKGPLFANIILADEINRTPPKTQAALLEAMQERAVTAAGKRYELAQPFFVLATQNPIEQEGTYPLPEAQLDRFMFSLWLDYPTRDEEVSIVKSTTSDKKSDVKVVLTGEEIIAIQDLVRKIPVTDNVVEYAVGLVSKTRPETDGAHDSARAYLSWGAGPRASQNLIIGAKCHAALKGKFAPDIEDVNAVAIPVLRHRIVRNYKAEAEGMRVEDIISGLMDK, encoded by the coding sequence ATGCAAGATCAAAACAATGTAGAGGCTGTCAAGGCCCTCCAGCAGAAATACCAGGCGCTTAACCAGGAGATCGGTAAGGTGATCATCGGTCAACAGGACATTGTGCGGGACGTCTTGATCTCCATTTTCAGCCGCGGACATGCCTTGCTCGTGGGGGTGCCCGGTCTTGCCAAAACATTATTGGTGAATACCATTTCACAAGCATTGGGATTAACTTACAAGCGTATCCAGTTTACGCCTGACCTGATGCCGTCTGATATTACCGGTACGGAAATTCTGGATGAGTCCCGTCAGTTTAAGTTTATCAAAGGTCCCCTGTTTGCAAATATCATCCTGGCGGATGAGATCAACAGAACCCCGCCCAAGACCCAGGCGGCATTGCTGGAAGCCATGCAGGAAAGAGCTGTGACTGCTGCAGGTAAGCGTTATGAACTTGCGCAACCCTTCTTTGTACTTGCGACGCAGAACCCCATTGAGCAGGAGGGAACTTATCCGCTTCCGGAAGCGCAGCTAGACCGTTTCATGTTCAGCTTGTGGCTTGATTACCCCACGCGTGATGAAGAGGTCAGCATCGTGAAGTCTACGACCTCGGACAAGAAGTCGGATGTAAAAGTGGTTCTGACCGGGGAAGAGATCATCGCCATTCAGGATCTCGTTCGTAAGATTCCGGTTACGGACAATGTGGTGGAGTATGCTGTTGGCTTGGTCTCCAAGACCCGTCCTGAAACGGATGGTGCACATGATTCCGCCAGAGCATACCTGTCATGGGGTGCCGGTCCCAGGGCATCTCAGAACCTGATCATCGGTGCCAAGTGCCATGCAGCGCTGAAAGGTAAGTTCGCACCGGATATTGAGGATGTCAATGCGGTGGCTATCCCTGTTCTTCGGCATAGAATCGTGAGAAACTATAAAGCTGAAGCTGAGGGAATGCGAGTGGAAGACATCATTTCCGGGTTGATGGATAAATAG
- a CDS encoding T9SS type A sorting domain-containing protein: MKSICTTLLVVCTAFFARSQDFIPGAEYNKNMPNVGRHQQAFEEWKQGKDLSKEKGWKWYRRWLYEQEVRANPDGSFADEGLALEEASKAAAWKSALQASRKNLAKPNWMPVGPDQFPGTGMGRINCVTFHPTDPNTLWIGVAQGGVWKTTNNGQSWTPLTDDLPILRISDIALDPNDVNTMYISVGDYGYLGVALNTDNRKRHTHYGIGVYKTTDGGSSWQPTGLTFNVQELDGSLTRRVFVDPDSSQKVLAAGTYGVMMSRDGGATWTQKLDQLIWDIESDPNNPHILFAASGFVGKLNKGSAGVYRSTDFGETWTLLNTGIPATNAVERTEVAVAPSNSNYVYASCCDGDGAFYACYRSTDGGNTWQQRSTSPNLFTWGSSGSGGQGWYDELLMVDPDDENKVFTGAIYCWGSDDGGSTWDGVGASFHVDLHMLKHNPVSGRTYLCADGGISWTDDLKIGTWSPQNFPTVWNNISSGFIITSFYRLGLSENNPGYIIGGAQDNSTFYYDNNQWDNIFGGDGMEAIIHPDNPGTIYGSSQGGAIRRSYNGGQTSSSIVGSISESGEWTTPYIMDANNPNTLYAAFGNVWKSTNAGTNWSKISSFPSAPGFSGPSPASALGVCEQDPAYMYVSNRIYHSSGAPTKVRMTSNGGSSWTDVSAGLPDSLYCTYITVDDTVGQNAWAVFGGYVNGVKVFRTTDGGSSWTNISLNLPNLPVNCIEEDRESLHNDIYIGMDVGVYHLNDTMTSWEMVSDGLPNVIISELEIHYGERKMYAATFGRGFWKTDLPLGDPTSSEHPNAFEDVVARIWPSPNQGNFQLEIRTDKQQNFEMEILDISGRSVYQREVNMAGPVHRENIQAPLSPGLYFLKLTTGKNSRAVKFVVE, encoded by the coding sequence ATGAAATCTATCTGCACGACCCTGTTGGTGGTCTGTACTGCTTTTTTTGCACGTAGTCAGGACTTCATTCCCGGAGCGGAATACAACAAAAACATGCCCAATGTTGGCCGGCATCAGCAAGCCTTTGAAGAATGGAAACAGGGCAAGGACCTTTCGAAAGAAAAAGGATGGAAGTGGTACCGCAGGTGGCTTTATGAACAGGAGGTAAGGGCCAATCCTGACGGGAGTTTTGCGGATGAAGGCCTGGCCCTGGAGGAAGCTTCGAAGGCTGCCGCATGGAAGAGTGCATTGCAGGCCTCACGAAAAAATCTGGCCAAGCCCAACTGGATGCCGGTGGGTCCGGATCAGTTCCCGGGAACGGGCATGGGCCGTATCAACTGTGTTACCTTCCACCCCACTGACCCCAATACACTATGGATTGGCGTTGCGCAAGGTGGCGTATGGAAAACCACGAACAACGGCCAGTCATGGACACCCCTGACCGATGACCTGCCGATCCTGAGGATTTCCGATATCGCCCTGGACCCGAATGACGTCAACACCATGTACATTTCTGTAGGTGATTATGGCTACCTGGGTGTAGCACTGAATACTGATAACCGCAAACGACATACCCACTACGGCATCGGCGTATACAAAACAACAGACGGCGGAAGCTCCTGGCAGCCTACAGGACTAACCTTCAATGTGCAGGAGCTGGATGGTTCCCTGACCCGTAGGGTATTTGTCGACCCCGACTCATCACAGAAAGTACTGGCTGCAGGAACATATGGCGTGATGATGTCCCGTGACGGCGGCGCCACCTGGACCCAAAAACTCGACCAGCTCATATGGGATATCGAAAGCGATCCGAACAATCCACACATCTTATTCGCAGCCTCCGGTTTTGTGGGTAAACTGAATAAGGGAAGCGCTGGCGTGTACAGGTCTACAGACTTCGGGGAGACCTGGACACTTTTAAACACCGGTATTCCCGCCACAAATGCCGTGGAAAGAACGGAGGTGGCGGTTGCGCCCTCCAACAGCAACTATGTTTACGCATCCTGCTGTGACGGCGATGGTGCATTTTATGCCTGCTACCGGTCAACCGATGGCGGCAACACCTGGCAACAACGCTCCACCTCGCCCAACCTCTTTACATGGGGAAGCAGTGGCAGCGGTGGACAAGGATGGTACGACGAACTTCTGATGGTGGACCCGGATGACGAAAACAAGGTATTTACCGGCGCTATCTACTGCTGGGGCTCCGACGACGGCGGAAGTACGTGGGACGGTGTCGGCGCCAGTTTTCATGTGGATCTGCACATGTTAAAACACAACCCGGTATCCGGACGCACCTACCTTTGCGCCGATGGCGGCATCTCATGGACCGACGATCTGAAAATAGGTACCTGGAGTCCGCAGAATTTCCCTACGGTATGGAACAACATCAGTTCAGGATTTATCATCACGTCGTTCTACCGCCTGGGACTCAGCGAAAACAATCCGGGCTACATCATCGGCGGTGCACAGGACAACTCCACCTTTTATTACGACAACAACCAATGGGATAATATTTTCGGAGGTGATGGTATGGAAGCCATCATCCACCCGGACAACCCAGGTACCATATATGGCTCATCCCAGGGTGGTGCAATCCGGAGATCTTACAACGGCGGACAAACAAGCAGCAGCATTGTAGGAAGCATCAGTGAAAGCGGCGAGTGGACCACACCATACATTATGGATGCCAATAACCCTAACACCCTGTATGCGGCCTTTGGGAATGTGTGGAAATCCACCAATGCCGGCACAAACTGGTCCAAGATCTCTTCCTTCCCTTCAGCGCCCGGATTTAGCGGACCGAGTCCTGCGTCGGCACTTGGGGTATGTGAACAGGATCCGGCTTACATGTATGTATCCAACCGCATATATCACAGCTCCGGTGCACCCACCAAGGTGAGAATGACCAGCAATGGTGGCTCCAGCTGGACCGACGTTTCAGCCGGACTTCCCGATTCATTGTATTGCACCTACATCACGGTAGATGACACAGTCGGACAAAATGCATGGGCCGTGTTCGGCGGATATGTAAATGGCGTGAAAGTATTCAGGACAACCGATGGTGGAAGCTCATGGACGAACATCTCCCTGAACCTGCCAAACCTGCCGGTAAACTGCATCGAGGAAGACCGGGAATCCTTGCACAATGATATCTACATCGGTATGGACGTGGGTGTGTACCACCTGAACGACACCATGACATCCTGGGAAATGGTCAGCGACGGATTGCCCAACGTGATCATCAGTGAACTGGAAATTCATTATGGAGAGCGTAAAATGTATGCCGCCACTTTCGGGCGGGGATTCTGGAAAACCGACCTGCCTTTAGGCGATCCCACTTCTTCTGAACATCCCAATGCATTTGAAGATGTGGTTGCGCGGATATGGCCTTCTCCCAATCAGGGCAATTTCCAGTTGGAGATCCGGACGGACAAACAGCAAAATTTTGAGATGGAGATTCTTGATATCTCGGGAAGATCCGTCTATCAAAGGGAAGTGAACATGGCCGGACCGGTGCACCGGGAGAATATCCAGGCACCATTATCTCCCGGCTTGTATTTCCTAAAGCTGACCACAGGTAAAAACAGCAGGGCGGTAAAGTTTGTGGTGGAGTAG